The genomic DNA TCAGCCCGGATTACCGGGTAGTAACTTCGCGGTGGCCCACTTCTACGGGGGCGACGCCCGCCCCGCAACGCGCCGTCAAGCGGGTGAAGCGGGGTGCCGGAACCACCTATCCGGGTGACGGAGCCCATGGCGCGCCTGGCCCGACGGGGGTCCGGCGTATCACGCGGTGGACGCCGGAAGGGGGCGGCACCAGCCCCCGAACGGGTACAGCCGCACGTATCCTGAGGACGTCCTCCGTCTACGAAAGCGGCTGTCATGCGCGTCTACGTCCCCCTGACCCTCCCCGGTCTCGCACAGGCGCACAGGACGGGCGCCCTCGGCGCCGGTGCTTTCACGGCGTACGCCGTCACGCCCGGGCTGCGCGAGTGGTACGTCTCCGACGACATCGAGGAACTGGAGTACGCCGCGCTCAGCCGCGCCGCCGCCGCCTCCCTGCGCCTCCTCGCCGCGGACCCGCAGGCCGCGCGCCGCCGGGTCGTCGTCGCCGTGGACGTCCCCGACGGCGCGGCGACCGCCGACCCCGACCGCGGTCTCGACCCCGCGTCGATCGGCGAGGTGCGGGTCGCCGGGCCCGTGCCGCTGACCGGGGCCGCCGCGGTGCACGCCGACTCCGGCGACGCCGAGGCCGACGTGGCCGCGGCCGCCGACGCGCTCGGTGCGGCCGACACGGGCGACGACGACGCCCGCTTCACCGTCGACGGAGCCGAGGACCACGAGCTGCTCTGGTACGCGGTGCAGGAGATCCCCCACCTCGTCGACTGACGGCGAGGTCCGCCGTCGGACCCCGCCTGTACGGTTTTCGGTATGGGGAAGCACCGCGCGCACCTGGTCTGGGACTGGAACGGAACCCTGCTCGACGACATCGGCGCCGTCATCGAGGCGACCAACGCCTGCTTCGAGGAGGTGGGGCTGCCGCCGATCACGCTCGAGCGGTACCGTGAGCTGTACTGCGTACCCGTCCCGCTCTTCTACGAGCGGCTGCTCGGCCGGCTCCCCACCGAGGAGGAGTGGGCCGTCATGGACGACGCGTTCCACCGGCACTACTGGGCGCGCGCCGCCGCCTGCGGGCTCGCCGACGGCGCGGCCGAGTTGCTGGCGGCCGCGCGGGAGTTCGGCCGGACGCAGTCGCTGCTGTCGCTGGCCCCGCACGACCGCCTGGTGCCGCTGGTGCGGCGGTACGGCATCGAGGAGTGGTTCGTCCGCGTCGACGGGCGTACCGACCGCTCCACCTCCGGCAAGGCCGAGCACATGGTGCGGCACCTGCTGGCCCTCGACGGGGTCCCTCCCGAGCGGACCGTGGTCATCGGGGACGCCCGCGACGACGCGGTTGCGGCGGCCCACGTCGGCGCGCGGGCGGTGCTGTACACGGGCGGGTCGCACAGCCGCGCCGGCCTGGAGGGCGCGGGCGTCCCCGTGGTCGACACGCTGGCGGAGGCCGTCGCCGTCGCCGAGGACATGGTCGGCTGACCCGGCGGGCGCCGCCCCGGGCGACCGCACGCCCCCGGCGGCCGGGACGGCCCGGCCCCGTACGCCCGGGCCGCCTACCCACCCCTCCGGGCACCTGTCACTGTCCACACCGTCAAACTTCGGGGCGGTCTTTTGTACACATGCGGCCCATGACGGTTCGGGGGCGGGGGGCGATAGCCTGGACCCGTGATCAGCGCTATACGCCGTGGGGGCAGCGCAGCCCCCGGCCGGCATCCGGCGGGCCACCGCGCCCGGGCGGGTGCTGATCCCTCCTGCCCGGTCCCCCCCGCCTTCCGGGGCTTCCCCTCCGGAAACGGCCGACAGTCGCCCGGGCTTCCCTCATTTCGGCATGACGCCCCCGCCGAGCGGATACCCCGCCTTGAAGCGTGAACGTGATGCCGCACCCTTCCCCTACGTCACGCAACGGCGCGCGACAGGAGCCAGAGGACATGCAGACCAAGCTGGACGAAGCCAAAGCCGACCTGCTCGAACAGGCCGCCCGGGTAGCTGAGAACGAGACCGGGGGCAGGCCCGGCCCGGGCGTCGTGCTCGAGTACCTCCAGCGCTACTACCTGCACACGGCTCCCGAGGACCTCGCGGACCGCGACCCGGTCGACGTGTTCGGCGCGGCGGTCTCCCACTACCGACTGGCCGAGAACCGCCCCCAGGGCACGGCGAACGTCCGCGTGCACACGCCGACCGTCGAGGAGAACGGCTGGACGTGCAGCCACACCGTCGTCGAGGTCGTCACCGACGACATGCCGTTCCTCGTCGACTCCGTCACCAACGAGCTGTCCCGGCAGAACCGCGGCATCCACCTCGTCGTGCACCCGCAGGTCGTCGTCCGCCGCGACGTGACCGGCAAGCTCATCGAGATCGTCCCCTCCGGACCCGGCTCCGAGGCCGGCGGCCACGCCAGGCCGCACGACGCACTCGTCGAGTCGTGGATCCACGTGGAGACCGACCGCGAGACCGACCGCGCCGACCTCAAGCAGATCACCGCCGACCTGCTGCGCGTCCTCTCCGACGTCCGCGAGGCCGTCGAGGACTGGGAGAAGATGCGTCAGGCCGCGCTCGGCCTCGCCGAGAGCCTCGCGGACGAGCCGACCGCCGACGACCTGCGGCCCAGCGAGGTCGAGGAAGCCCGCGAACTGCTGCGCTGGCTGGCCGACGACCACTTCACCTTCCTCGGCTACCGCGAGTACAACCTCGTCGACGGCGACGCCCTGGCCGCCGTGCCCGGCACCGGCCTCGGCATCCTGCGCTCCGACCCGCACCACAGCGGCGACGACGCCCACGGCCACCCGGTCTCCCCCTCGTTCAACCGGCTGCCCGCCGACGCCCGCGCCAAGGCACGCGAGCACAGGCTGCTCATCCTCACCAAGGCCAACAGCCGCGCCACCGTCCACCGTCCGTCCTACCTGGACTACATCGGCGTCAAGAAGTTCGACGCGCAGGGCAACGTCGTCGGGGAGCGCCGCTTCCTCGGCCTCTTCTCCTCCGCCGCCTACACCGAGTCCGTCCGGCGCGTCCCCGTCATCCGCCGCAAGGTCTCCGAGGTCCTCGACGCCGCCGGCTTCTCGCCCGCCAGCCACGACGGCCGCGACCTGCTGCAGATCCTGGAGACCTACCCGCGCGACGAGCTGTTCCAGACGCCCGTCGACCGGCTGCTGTCCATCGCCACCAGCGTCCTGTACCTCCAAGAGCGCCGCCGGCTCCGCCTCTACCTGCGCCAGGACGAGTACGGCCGCTACTACTCCGCCCTCGTCTACCTGCCGCGCGACCGCTTCAACACCACGGTCCGCGAGCGGCTCACCGACATCCTGAAGGAGGAGCTCGGCGGCACCAGCGTCGACTTCACCGCCTGGAACACCGAGTCGGTCCTCTCCCGCCTCCACTTCGTCGTCCGCGTCCCGCAGGGCACCACGCTCACCCCGCTCACCGACGCCGACGCCGACCGCATCGAGAACCGGCTCGCCGAGGCCGCCCGCTCCTGGGTCGACGGCTTCGGAGAGGCGCTCAACGCCGAGATCGGCGAGGAGCGCGCCGCCGAGCTGCTGCGCCGTTACGCGGGCGCCTTCCCCGAGGGCTACAAGGCCGACCACCCGCCGCGCTCCGCCGTCGCCGACGTCCTCC from Streptomyces sp. MRC013 includes the following:
- a CDS encoding HAD family hydrolase; amino-acid sequence: MGKHRAHLVWDWNGTLLDDIGAVIEATNACFEEVGLPPITLERYRELYCVPVPLFYERLLGRLPTEEEWAVMDDAFHRHYWARAAACGLADGAAELLAAAREFGRTQSLLSLAPHDRLVPLVRRYGIEEWFVRVDGRTDRSTSGKAEHMVRHLLALDGVPPERTVVIGDARDDAVAAAHVGARAVLYTGGSHSRAGLEGAGVPVVDTLAEAVAVAEDMVG